One Nostocoides sp. HKS02 genomic window carries:
- a CDS encoding PAC2 family protein: MQNPAELYHFETDTDPQELRATVMLVALGGFMDAGHTQRILTEHLLATGESTVVASFDADQLIDYRSRRPLMVFDTNRWTSYEDPCLALHRLVDRDGTPYFLLAGPEPDFQWERMSEAVRQLVSLLGVNLVVSAHGIPMAVPHTRPLGLTAHATDPRLIPVQDNPFGRVEVPGSLSSLLELRLGESGHDALGFAIHVPHYLAQAEFADGAVSALNAITAATGLNLPIDDLVAQAGLNRAEIAREIEGSEEVSQVIAALERQYDTFIEGRQKPSLLATDVSELPSADEIGAEFEQFLREVNDDGQSGGPTS; the protein is encoded by the coding sequence GTGCAGAACCCCGCTGAGCTCTACCACTTCGAGACCGACACCGACCCGCAAGAGCTGCGGGCGACGGTGATGCTCGTCGCCCTCGGCGGGTTCATGGACGCCGGGCACACGCAGCGGATCCTCACCGAGCACCTGCTGGCCACCGGGGAGTCGACCGTGGTCGCGTCGTTCGATGCCGACCAGCTGATCGACTACCGCAGCCGGCGCCCCCTCATGGTCTTCGACACCAACCGCTGGACCAGCTACGAGGACCCGTGCCTGGCGCTGCACCGGCTCGTCGACCGCGACGGTACCCCGTACTTCCTGCTGGCCGGTCCGGAACCCGACTTCCAGTGGGAGCGCATGTCCGAGGCGGTGCGCCAGCTCGTGAGCCTGCTCGGGGTCAACCTCGTGGTGAGCGCCCACGGCATCCCGATGGCGGTGCCGCACACGCGGCCTCTGGGCCTGACCGCGCACGCGACCGACCCCCGGCTGATCCCGGTGCAGGACAACCCGTTCGGTCGGGTCGAGGTGCCGGGCAGCCTGTCGTCACTACTCGAGCTGCGGCTCGGCGAGAGCGGTCACGACGCACTCGGGTTCGCGATCCACGTGCCGCACTACCTCGCTCAGGCCGAGTTCGCCGACGGGGCAGTGAGCGCGCTCAACGCGATCACTGCGGCCACCGGTCTCAACCTGCCCATCGACGACCTCGTGGCCCAGGCGGGACTCAACCGTGCCGAGATCGCTCGCGAGATCGAGGGCTCGGAGGAGGTCTCGCAGGTCATCGCCGCGCTCGAGCGCCAGTACGACACGTTCATCGAGGGTCGTCAGAAGCCGAGCCTGCTCGCCACCGACGTGAGCGAGCTGCCGTCGGCAGACGAGATCGGCGCTGAGTTCGAGCAGTTCCTGCGCGAGGTCAACGACGACGGCCAGTCCGGCGGCCCGACGAGCTGA
- a CDS encoding DUF1206 domain-containing protein — protein sequence MNTHDVTRAASRASDHPALEAAARVGYAVSGLLHLLIGWIALQVAFGSSGKNADQSGALSSLAQNGLGKLLLWVGVVGFLGLALWQVADALVARAGTDKDLWAHRLKSGGKAVVYLALAWSAFSFARGKQTNSKTQTVDFTAKLLQEPGGRILVVLIGLAIIAVGIYHVHKGWKRKFLQDLEDHPGLWSTRAGRVGYIAKGAALVIVGVLFAGAGLHQQAAQATGLDGALRSLRNQPFGPVLLTAMALGFAAYGLYSFARAKHAKV from the coding sequence GTGAACACTCATGACGTCACCCGAGCCGCCTCGCGGGCCTCAGACCACCCAGCGCTCGAGGCGGCCGCGCGCGTGGGCTATGCCGTGAGCGGCCTGCTCCACCTGCTCATCGGGTGGATCGCCCTGCAGGTCGCGTTCGGCAGCAGTGGCAAGAACGCCGACCAGAGCGGGGCACTGAGCTCGCTCGCGCAGAACGGCCTGGGCAAGCTTCTGCTGTGGGTGGGTGTGGTCGGGTTCCTCGGCCTCGCGCTGTGGCAGGTGGCCGACGCCCTCGTGGCCCGAGCCGGCACCGACAAGGACCTCTGGGCGCACCGACTCAAGTCCGGCGGCAAGGCGGTCGTGTACCTCGCCCTCGCCTGGTCCGCGTTCAGCTTCGCCCGGGGCAAGCAGACCAACAGCAAGACCCAGACGGTGGACTTCACCGCCAAGCTGCTCCAGGAGCCCGGCGGCCGCATTCTCGTGGTGCTCATCGGGCTGGCCATCATCGCCGTCGGGATCTACCACGTGCACAAGGGCTGGAAGCGCAAGTTCCTCCAGGACCTGGAAGACCACCCGGGCCTCTGGTCGACCCGGGCCGGCCGCGTCGGCTACATCGCCAAAGGCGCCGCGTTGGTCATCGTCGGCGTCCTCTTCGCCGGCGCGGGCCTGCACCAGCAAGCCGCGCAGGCCACCGGCCTCGACGGGGCGTTGCGCTCGTTGCGCAACCAGCCGTTCGGGCCCGTGCTGCTCACGGCGATGGCGCTGGGCTTCGCCGCCTACGGGCTGTACAGCTTCGCCCGCGCCAAGCACGCCAAGGTCTGA
- a CDS encoding TetR-like C-terminal domain-containing protein codes for MTPARTPAPTVEPARTRPRVEGEREREILEAALGSLVELGYDRLTFDAVAASAKASKATLYRRWPGKVDLVVDALQLMLGVEADRYPDTGSLRGDLIAQACAKGGLSDDRLIGVFASLLNALHRDPELHNAITNRLIGPKMAISRRVFEAAQRRGEIGPDADLQLLGSLLPAISIHEAMLTGSHPSRERLVTLVDSVVLPACAATVPRG; via the coding sequence GTGACCCCCGCTCGAACCCCGGCACCCACCGTGGAGCCGGCACGCACCCGGCCCCGGGTCGAGGGCGAGCGCGAACGCGAGATCCTCGAGGCTGCACTGGGGTCGCTCGTCGAGCTCGGGTACGACCGCCTGACCTTCGACGCGGTCGCGGCGAGCGCCAAGGCCTCCAAGGCGACGCTCTACCGCCGCTGGCCCGGCAAGGTCGACCTCGTGGTTGACGCCCTGCAGCTCATGCTCGGCGTCGAGGCCGACCGGTACCCGGACACCGGGTCCCTGCGGGGCGACCTCATCGCCCAAGCCTGCGCCAAGGGGGGCCTGTCCGATGACCGCCTGATCGGGGTCTTCGCCTCGCTCCTCAACGCGTTGCACCGGGACCCGGAACTGCATAACGCGATCACGAACCGACTGATCGGCCCGAAGATGGCGATCTCTCGGCGCGTCTTCGAGGCGGCCCAACGTCGCGGCGAGATCGGCCCCGATGCCGACCTGCAGCTCCTGGGGAGCCTCCTGCCAGCCATCAGCATCCACGAGGCGATGTTGACCGGTTCCCACCCCTCTCGAGAACGCCTCGTCACCCTCGTGGACAGCGTCGTCCTCCCAGCCTGCGCCGCAACGGTGCCGCGCGGCTGA